A portion of the Desulfuromonas thiophila genome contains these proteins:
- a CDS encoding 1,4-dihydroxy-6-naphthoate synthase yields the protein MPSVRLGFSPCPNDTFIFHALIHGLVTCPDVEFRVQLEDVETLNRLALQGVLDLTKVSYHALGHLRRDYVLLRSGGALGRGCGPLLVAQPGQTLSSLTGQQILIPGELTTASLLLQLFGAGRYRTRVLPFDHILPALLQNQAAAGVIIHESRFTYADQGLQALADLGQWWEEQTGLPIPLGGILARRNLPTELIHQIETALRASVDFAYSQPQASADYIRQHAQELSEQVTRQHIALYVNAFSRDLGAEGELAVTTLLQRAEQAGLVPSCKLPLFATTP from the coding sequence ATGCCGTCTGTGCGTCTGGGATTTTCCCCCTGCCCCAACGATACCTTTATCTTTCACGCCCTGATTCATGGTCTGGTGACCTGTCCCGACGTTGAGTTCAGGGTTCAGCTGGAGGATGTCGAAACCCTCAACCGGCTGGCCCTGCAGGGCGTGCTGGATCTGACCAAGGTGTCCTACCACGCCCTGGGTCATTTGCGCCGCGATTATGTGCTGCTGCGCAGCGGTGGCGCGCTGGGGCGCGGCTGTGGCCCGCTGCTGGTAGCACAGCCGGGTCAGACCCTGAGTTCCCTGACCGGCCAGCAGATTCTGATTCCCGGCGAGCTGACCACCGCCAGCCTGCTGTTGCAGCTGTTTGGCGCCGGACGTTACCGCACCCGGGTGCTGCCCTTCGACCACATTCTGCCGGCCCTGCTGCAGAACCAGGCTGCGGCCGGCGTCATCATCCACGAATCGCGCTTCACCTATGCCGACCAGGGCTTGCAGGCCCTGGCGGATCTCGGCCAGTGGTGGGAAGAACAGACCGGTCTGCCAATACCGTTGGGCGGCATTCTGGCACGCCGCAATCTGCCGACGGAGCTGATCCACCAAATCGAGACCGCCCTGCGGGCCAGTGTCGACTTCGCTTACAGCCAGCCCCAGGCGTCAGCCGACTACATCCGCCAGCACGCCCAGGAACTGTCGGAGCAGGTAACGCGTCAGCACATCGCCCTGTACGTCAACGCCTTTTCGCGCGACCTGGGCGCCGAGGGTGAGCTGGCGGTAACCACCTTGCTGCAGCGCGCCGAGCAGGCCGGACTGGTGCCATCCTGTAAGCTGCCACTGTTCGCAACCACGCCCTGA
- a CDS encoding YIP1 family protein gives MDQKTTGGFSGMLRATLDFIRQMLLAPAAQLRDMEKSGGFTEPVLLIVRLGLLAGVVRIFVTFYHMANGASVGLLRALSAILFVPVSLLAISYIAAFLLWLAMRLLGRNSELETAFRVVAHLCALAPLAVLALAIPYLGNLLLFAALAYLLVIAAIEVYQLGSNTAWAVFGVGCALLALFAVAAEYRARQPQSCCPVAVELVQEAAPRS, from the coding sequence ATGGACCAGAAAACGACCGGTGGCTTCAGCGGCATGCTGCGCGCCACCCTCGACTTTATCCGGCAGATGCTGCTGGCTCCCGCGGCCCAGCTGCGCGACATGGAAAAAAGTGGTGGCTTCACCGAGCCGGTGTTGCTGATTGTTCGCCTCGGCCTGCTGGCCGGCGTGGTCAGAATCTTCGTAACCTTTTATCACATGGCCAACGGCGCCAGTGTCGGCCTGCTGCGCGCCCTGTCGGCTATTCTGTTCGTGCCGGTGAGTCTTCTGGCCATCAGTTACATTGCCGCCTTCCTGCTGTGGCTGGCCATGCGCCTGCTCGGGCGGAACAGTGAGCTGGAGACCGCCTTCCGCGTGGTGGCCCACCTATGTGCTCTGGCGCCCCTGGCAGTGCTGGCCCTGGCGATTCCCTATCTGGGCAACCTGCTGCTGTTTGCTGCCCTGGCCTACCTGCTGGTTATCGCTGCGATTGAAGTCTACCAGCTCGGCAGCAATACCGCCTGGGCCGTTTTTGGGGTCGGCTGTGCCCTGCTGGCCCTCTTTGCCGTCGCGGCGGAATACCGCGCTCGCCAGCCCCAGTCCTGCTGTCCGGTGGCAGTGGAACTGGTGCAGGAGGCGGCTCCACGCAGTTAG
- the serA gene encoding phosphoglycerate dehydrogenase, producing MNVIVTDEVSEAGLETLRGDARIHLDVKLGLSVEQLHEEIGRYDAIITRSGTTVDAALLARASRLKLVARAGVGIDNVDVDCASSKGIIVVNAPLGNTNSAAEHTLALLLSLCRNIPVANASLKSGAWKRAPFTGFELKHRTLGIIGLGKVGGRVALRAKAFEMNVIAYDPYISEKRGDDLGVKLVSLEDIVRYADVLTVHTPLNDETRGMIGAEHFARMKDGVLVVNCARGGIIDEAAMLAALESGKAAGAAFDVWSSEPPASETLKALIGHPRMVVTPHLGANTFEAQKNVAVDVSREIINYLDGKPLENAVNIPRFDPDLMEHMKPFMTLVSTLGEFISQLAPANPDKVIFSYTGKLARFDCAPLTVCGLAALLNRQTEQDVNMVNAHMVARERGIVVEEVRTTESELFSNLVTLTLESSAGRRTIAGTMFEGRPRIVKMRNFNTDFSPEEHMLVIHYEDRPGLIGKIGTILGEAQVNIGNMNLGRQEKAGEAMVVLSVDTPASEEALRAVAEAIDARYLKAVHLTGGA from the coding sequence ATGAACGTGATCGTTACCGACGAAGTGTCCGAGGCCGGCCTCGAAACCCTGCGCGGCGATGCGCGTATTCACCTTGATGTGAAGTTGGGCCTGAGTGTCGAGCAGCTGCACGAGGAGATCGGCCGCTACGATGCCATCATCACCCGAAGTGGCACCACCGTTGATGCCGCTCTGTTGGCGCGGGCCAGCCGGCTGAAGCTGGTGGCCCGTGCCGGTGTCGGCATTGATAATGTCGATGTCGACTGTGCCAGCAGCAAGGGCATCATCGTGGTCAACGCGCCGCTGGGCAACACCAATTCCGCCGCTGAACATACCCTGGCGCTGTTGCTGTCGCTGTGCCGCAATATCCCCGTTGCCAATGCCAGCCTCAAGAGCGGCGCCTGGAAGCGGGCCCCCTTTACCGGCTTTGAGCTTAAACACCGCACCCTTGGCATCATCGGCCTGGGCAAGGTCGGTGGGCGGGTGGCGTTGCGCGCCAAGGCTTTCGAGATGAATGTGATCGCCTATGATCCGTATATCTCGGAAAAACGCGGTGACGATCTTGGGGTCAAGCTGGTTTCCCTGGAAGATATCGTTCGTTACGCCGATGTGCTGACGGTCCATACACCGCTGAACGACGAAACCCGCGGCATGATCGGGGCGGAGCATTTCGCCCGCATGAAGGATGGCGTGTTGGTGGTCAATTGTGCCCGTGGTGGCATTATCGACGAGGCCGCCATGCTCGCGGCACTGGAAAGTGGCAAGGCCGCCGGTGCCGCTTTCGATGTCTGGAGCAGCGAACCGCCGGCCAGCGAGACCCTCAAGGCCCTCATCGGTCATCCGCGCATGGTGGTCACGCCCCATCTGGGCGCCAACACCTTCGAGGCGCAGAAGAATGTTGCGGTCGATGTCAGTCGCGAGATCATCAACTATCTTGATGGCAAGCCGCTGGAGAACGCGGTCAATATTCCGCGTTTCGATCCCGACCTGATGGAGCACATGAAGCCGTTCATGACGCTGGTCAGCACGCTGGGCGAGTTCATCTCTCAGCTGGCACCGGCCAATCCCGACAAGGTCATCTTCAGTTATACCGGCAAGCTGGCCCGTTTTGATTGCGCGCCCCTGACCGTCTGTGGTCTGGCCGCCCTGCTCAACCGCCAGACCGAGCAGGATGTCAACATGGTCAATGCCCATATGGTGGCGCGGGAGCGTGGCATCGTGGTCGAGGAGGTGCGTACCACCGAATCGGAGCTGTTCTCCAATCTGGTGACTCTGACGCTGGAGTCCTCGGCCGGTCGGCGCACCATCGCCGGCACCATGTTCGAAGGTCGTCCCCGTATCGTAAAAATGCGTAATTTCAATACCGATTTCAGCCCCGAGGAGCACATGCTGGTGATTCACTACGAAGACCGGCCGGGCCTGATCGGCAAGATCGGCACCATTCTGGGCGAGGCCCAGGTCAACATCGGCAACATGAATCTCGGCCGGCAGGAAAAGGCCGGCGAGGCCATGGTGGTGCTGTCGGTGGATACCCCGGCGTCGGAAGAGGCCTTGCGCGCCGTGGCCGAGGCGATTGATGCCCGCTATCTCAAGGCGGTGCACCTGACTGGTGGCGCCTGA
- a CDS encoding glycine zipper 2TM domain-containing protein encodes MMHKQRMKGIGRFGILMALVVMLAACGRAPSAQVYSRQQAQRQLSVYYGTVLAVAPAVIEGGQTGLGAVTGGVLGGVAGHSVGGGHGQALATVAGAVGGLLLGSVVEEGAGRREALELTIELDSGELIAVVQVADETFVVGDRVRLVRGADGEVRIRQ; translated from the coding sequence ATGATGCACAAGCAGCGCATGAAAGGGATTGGCCGTTTCGGTATTCTGATGGCCCTGGTGGTGATGCTGGCGGCCTGTGGGCGTGCTCCCTCGGCCCAGGTTTATTCGCGGCAGCAGGCCCAACGACAGCTGTCGGTTTATTATGGAACCGTGCTGGCCGTGGCGCCGGCGGTAATCGAAGGCGGGCAGACCGGTCTGGGAGCTGTTACCGGGGGTGTGCTGGGCGGTGTTGCCGGGCACAGTGTCGGTGGTGGTCATGGCCAGGCTCTGGCCACGGTAGCTGGTGCCGTTGGCGGCTTACTGTTGGGATCGGTGGTGGAGGAAGGTGCAGGCCGGCGCGAGGCACTGGAACTGACCATTGAACTCGATAGCGGTGAGCTGATTGCGGTGGTGCAGGTGGCTGACGAGACCTTTGTCGTGGGCGACCGGGTGCGGCTGGTGCGCGGTGCCGATGGCGAGGTGCGTATCCGGCAATAG
- a CDS encoding NAD(P)/FAD-dependent oxidoreductase has protein sequence MKKDLLEKGAVLQRDKETYAVAPHIPGGITNPAQLRKIADVAEKYQAQALKITSAQRIAIVGLPEDQLDAIWADLDEPAGAAIGMCVRSVKICPGTTFCKRGQQDSVSLGLELDKRYHGMELPWKFKMGVSGCANDCAEVCIKDVGLIGTPKGWKVCVGGNGGAGARLSAALSEGLDDQQALALLDHIVQWFVKNNRKGRLGKFVEEMGFEAFQKEILDSFGG, from the coding sequence ATGAAAAAAGATCTGCTTGAAAAAGGTGCCGTCCTGCAACGCGACAAGGAAACCTACGCCGTCGCGCCCCACATTCCCGGCGGTATCACCAATCCGGCGCAGCTGCGCAAAATCGCTGACGTGGCAGAAAAATACCAGGCCCAAGCCCTCAAGATCACCAGCGCCCAGCGCATCGCCATCGTCGGCCTGCCGGAGGATCAGCTGGATGCCATCTGGGCCGATCTCGACGAACCGGCCGGCGCCGCCATCGGCATGTGCGTCCGCTCGGTCAAGATCTGTCCCGGCACCACCTTCTGCAAACGCGGCCAGCAGGATTCCGTCAGCCTCGGGCTGGAACTCGACAAGCGCTATCACGGCATGGAATTGCCGTGGAAATTCAAGATGGGCGTCTCCGGCTGTGCCAACGACTGTGCCGAGGTCTGCATCAAGGATGTCGGTCTGATCGGCACGCCCAAGGGCTGGAAAGTCTGCGTCGGTGGCAATGGCGGCGCTGGTGCCCGCCTGTCAGCCGCCCTGAGCGAAGGGCTGGATGACCAACAAGCCCTGGCGCTGCTGGACCACATCGTGCAATGGTTCGTTAAAAACAACCGCAAGGGCCGCCTGGGCAAATTTGTTGAAGAAATGGGTTTCGAGGCTTTTCAGAAGGAGATTCTGGACAGCTTTGGCGGCTGA
- a CDS encoding YitT family protein, with the protein MSPKVDFNYRLSWNLFLIVSGSLLQALGYKGIAAMHGFVPSGLFGLAALIEYNGGLLDAGVWYLLLNIPMFVLGYLYIGRRFLGYSFVAMLVVALAYSLLPLELPITDQLYAAVSFGVLSGSGAGIVLRSLGSNGGLDVVAVILNQRFNIGVGKTYFLFNLLLFSCSFASLDTDLVIASLIAAFVASVCIEYSLSLFSQRKLCLIISPRSDAIAAQIMAKLRIGATFLEGTGAYKKEPRRVLMVVTNNIQLKRLEEITFTTDPHSLFIVENTFTVIGSTFSRRKIY; encoded by the coding sequence GTGTCCCCCAAAGTTGATTTCAATTACCGCCTGAGTTGGAACCTGTTTCTGATCGTCAGCGGCTCGCTGCTCCAGGCACTGGGCTACAAGGGCATCGCCGCCATGCACGGCTTCGTGCCCAGCGGCCTGTTTGGTCTGGCGGCCCTGATCGAGTACAATGGCGGCCTGTTGGATGCCGGCGTCTGGTATCTGCTGCTGAACATTCCGATGTTCGTGCTGGGCTATCTCTATATCGGTCGCCGTTTTCTTGGCTACAGTTTCGTCGCCATGCTGGTGGTGGCACTGGCCTATTCGCTGCTGCCGCTGGAACTGCCCATCACCGATCAGCTTTACGCCGCCGTCAGCTTCGGAGTGCTCTCGGGTAGCGGTGCTGGCATTGTCCTGCGCTCGCTCGGTTCCAACGGCGGCCTCGACGTGGTGGCGGTGATCCTCAACCAGCGCTTCAACATCGGGGTCGGCAAAACCTACTTTCTGTTTAACCTACTGCTGTTTTCCTGCAGTTTCGCCAGCCTCGACACCGACCTGGTGATCGCCTCGCTGATCGCCGCCTTTGTCGCCTCGGTCTGCATTGAGTACAGCCTGTCGCTGTTCAGCCAGCGCAAGCTGTGCCTGATCATTTCCCCGCGTAGTGACGCCATTGCAGCCCAGATCATGGCTAAACTCAGAATCGGCGCCACCTTTCTCGAAGGCACCGGCGCCTATAAAAAGGAGCCACGTCGCGTTCTGATGGTGGTCACCAACAACATCCAGCTGAAACGGCTGGAGGAAATCACCTTCACCACCGATCCCCACAGCCTGTTTATTGTCGAAAACACCTTCACCGTAATCGGTTCTACCTTCTCGCGCCGCAAGATCTACTGA
- a CDS encoding Rho termination factor N-terminal domain-containing protein, producing the protein MKMDQIRAIAQTHGIKTGRLKKADLVRAIQQAEGNRACFATGQRADCGQTGCLWWEDCD; encoded by the coding sequence ATGAAGATGGACCAGATTCGCGCCATTGCCCAGACGCATGGCATCAAGACCGGACGGCTGAAGAAGGCTGATCTGGTGCGGGCCATTCAGCAGGCCGAAGGCAACAGAGCCTGTTTTGCCACAGGACAGCGTGCCGATTGTGGTCAAACCGGCTGTCTGTGGTGGGAGGATTGCGACTAG
- a CDS encoding HesB-like (seleno)protein — MTITDDAKRVLQEILQQNPGKSLRVTMAGFGUGGPSLGLTLDESTDGDTQKTINEIEVLLDPQVIRFTDDQVIHYVQDGFTITSSKGGGCGSSCGGCRS, encoded by the coding sequence CTGACCATTACTGACGACGCCAAACGGGTTCTGCAGGAGATTCTGCAGCAAAACCCGGGCAAATCCCTGCGTGTGACCATGGCCGGTTTTGGCTGAGGCGGGCCCTCACTGGGCTTGACTCTGGATGAGTCAACAGACGGGGATACACAGAAAACCATCAATGAGATCGAGGTGTTGCTTGATCCACAGGTGATCCGTTTTACCGATGATCAGGTGATCCATTATGTGCAGGATGGCTTCACCATCACCTCCAGCAAGGGCGGCGGTTGCGGTTCGTCGTGCGGTGGTTGCCGCTCCTGA
- a CDS encoding MBL fold metallo-hydrolase, which produces MAVTVTILCENTVGRAIPAIGEHGFACLVETPQARILLDSGQGLGIERNAQVLDKDLGGLTAAVLSHGHYDHAGGFDQVLRHTGPLDLFAHPAIFAERYSRTAHSLRFIGIPQRRELLETLGARFRFTPEFCEIAPQVFVTGRVERTTDFESGDPNLVVRTATGDFVPDPFDDDMALVVRSERGLIVVLGCAHAGMINTLRHIRRQLPGETIHAVLGGTHLGPAGPEQFRRTLEELEVFAIEKIGVSHCTGQTRAAQVRERLGQRFFFASVGAVLEV; this is translated from the coding sequence ATGGCAGTTACGGTAACGATCCTGTGCGAAAACACGGTGGGGCGGGCGATTCCCGCCATAGGCGAGCATGGTTTTGCCTGTCTGGTGGAAACGCCCCAGGCGCGTATTTTGCTCGATAGCGGTCAGGGGCTGGGCATTGAGCGCAACGCCCAGGTGCTGGACAAGGATCTCGGGGGGCTGACGGCGGCGGTGCTCAGCCACGGTCATTACGACCATGCCGGCGGCTTCGACCAGGTTTTGCGACATACGGGTCCGCTGGATCTGTTTGCTCATCCGGCGATTTTTGCCGAGCGCTATTCGCGCACGGCCCATAGCCTGCGCTTTATCGGTATTCCGCAACGGCGCGAACTGCTGGAAACCCTGGGTGCCCGGTTTCGCTTTACACCGGAGTTTTGTGAGATTGCCCCACAGGTTTTTGTCACTGGTCGGGTCGAGCGTACGACCGACTTTGAAAGTGGTGATCCGAATCTGGTGGTGCGGACAGCAACGGGCGATTTTGTGCCGGATCCTTTTGATGACGACATGGCGCTGGTGGTGCGTAGCGAACGTGGCCTGATCGTTGTGCTGGGTTGCGCTCATGCCGGCATGATCAATACCTTGCGGCACATCCGCCGCCAGTTGCCTGGCGAAACGATTCATGCCGTTCTTGGCGGCACCCACCTGGGACCAGCCGGGCCGGAGCAGTTTCGGCGCACACTGGAGGAATTGGAAGTGTTTGCCATCGAAAAAATCGGGGTTTCGCATTGTACCGGCCAGACACGGGCGGCTCAGGTGCGTGAGCGGCTGGGACAGCGTTTTTTCTTCGCCAGCGTCGGCGCGGTCCTTGAGGTCTGA
- a CDS encoding Nif3-like dinuclear metal center hexameric protein, which translates to MKDNRPRLQDLCGLLHRLYPPALAESWDNVGLQVGDPMQKIDRILIALDADVNSLHQARQRQCQLLLTHHPLIFKPLSRISSQDSSGSLIFSAIRDQIAIVCAHTNLDRAADGLNDWLAAHLRLEQVEVLQPLSPGYLLKLVVYVPADHHQTVAEALFAAGAGQLGRYDHCAFASTGQGSFRPLAGSDPFVGQVGVTTEVEEVRLETLVPRPQLRRVLAQLLKAHPYEEVAYDLLPLDNPVPHLGLGRIGRLTQAVTLIELAERCKTELGCHQLRLVGEATRPVRKIAVCGGSGASLIGEASRQGADVLVTGDIKYHDACLARDLGLALLDAGHFATEQIICAGLQQALTRALTASPWSVAIETAQQQQDPFTFI; encoded by the coding sequence ATGAAGGACAACCGGCCACGGCTGCAGGATCTGTGCGGACTGCTCCATCGCCTCTACCCCCCCGCCCTGGCTGAAAGCTGGGACAATGTCGGCCTTCAGGTCGGCGATCCAATGCAAAAAATCGACCGAATCCTGATCGCCCTCGATGCCGATGTCAACAGTCTGCACCAAGCCCGCCAGCGGCAGTGCCAACTGCTGCTGACCCATCATCCCCTGATCTTCAAGCCCCTCAGCCGCATCTCGTCACAAGACAGCAGCGGTTCCCTGATTTTCTCCGCCATCCGCGACCAGATCGCCATCGTTTGCGCCCATACCAATCTCGACCGCGCCGCTGACGGCCTCAATGACTGGCTGGCCGCCCATCTGCGGCTGGAGCAGGTTGAGGTGCTACAGCCTTTATCCCCCGGCTATCTGCTTAAACTGGTGGTTTATGTTCCGGCTGACCACCACCAGACCGTTGCCGAGGCGCTGTTCGCCGCTGGTGCTGGCCAGCTCGGTCGCTATGACCATTGCGCCTTTGCCAGCACCGGTCAGGGCAGCTTCCGGCCGCTGGCCGGCAGTGACCCGTTCGTGGGACAGGTTGGTGTCACGACCGAGGTCGAGGAGGTGCGCCTTGAAACCCTGGTGCCACGCCCCCAGCTGCGGCGCGTTCTTGCCCAGTTGCTCAAGGCCCATCCTTACGAAGAGGTTGCCTACGATCTGCTGCCGCTGGACAACCCGGTCCCGCACCTGGGACTCGGGCGCATCGGCCGCCTGACACAGGCTGTCACGCTGATCGAATTGGCCGAACGTTGTAAGACTGAGCTGGGCTGCCACCAGCTGCGGCTGGTGGGCGAAGCAACGCGGCCGGTACGCAAGATTGCCGTCTGCGGCGGCAGTGGCGCCAGCCTGATCGGCGAAGCCAGCCGCCAGGGCGCCGACGTGCTGGTAACCGGCGACATCAAATATCACGATGCCTGTCTGGCGCGCGATCTGGGGCTGGCGTTACTCGATGCCGGCCACTTTGCCACCGAACAGATCATCTGCGCGGGCCTGCAGCAGGCCCTGACCCGGGCTCTGACTGCCTCCCCCTGGTCCGTCGCCATCGAAACCGCGCAACAACAGCAGGATCCCTTTACGTTTATTTGA
- a CDS encoding lysophospholipid acyltransferase family protein, translating into MLTVPLTDGRYDSPPGRPSWLAQQLPSLCFYSRALLIVAQAARMARQQIYTDGDWAHSSFAILRALESCGCRFQLQGLQHVQSSQQPCVFIANHMSTLETFVLPCLIAPYRRVTFVVKQSLIDYPVFGHVMRSRNPIVVQRDNPREDLKTVLEQGSERLAAGISVVVFPQTTRTTGFDAAQFNSIGIKLAQKAGVPVIPVALRTDAWGNGHWIKDFGPIQPHRPIHFHFGAPLTVASPAQARQTQADCVAFISEQLQLWQPQG; encoded by the coding sequence ATGTTGACGGTTCCGCTTACCGACGGCCGCTATGATTCCCCACCAGGCCGTCCCTCTTGGCTGGCGCAACAGCTGCCCAGCCTGTGCTTTTACAGCCGTGCCCTGCTGATTGTCGCCCAGGCCGCGCGGATGGCCCGCCAGCAGATCTATACCGATGGCGACTGGGCCCACAGCAGTTTTGCCATCCTGCGGGCGTTGGAATCCTGCGGTTGCCGGTTCCAGTTACAGGGCCTGCAACATGTACAAAGCAGTCAACAGCCCTGCGTGTTCATCGCCAACCACATGAGCACCCTGGAAACCTTCGTGTTGCCCTGTCTCATCGCTCCTTACCGGCGGGTCACCTTTGTTGTCAAGCAGAGCCTGATTGACTATCCGGTATTCGGGCATGTCATGCGCTCACGCAACCCCATTGTGGTTCAGCGTGACAACCCGCGCGAGGATCTTAAAACCGTCCTGGAACAGGGCAGCGAACGCCTGGCGGCCGGCATTTCGGTGGTGGTCTTTCCCCAAACCACCCGCACCACCGGCTTTGATGCCGCACAATTCAACAGCATCGGCATCAAGCTGGCCCAGAAGGCCGGGGTCCCCGTGATTCCCGTCGCCCTGCGAACCGACGCTTGGGGTAACGGCCACTGGATCAAGGATTTCGGCCCGATCCAGCCACACCGGCCCATTCACTTCCATTTTGGCGCGCCCCTGACAGTCGCCAGCCCAGCCCAGGCCCGCCAGACACAGGCCGATTGTGTCGCCTTTATCAGCGAACAGCTGCAGCTCTGGCAGCCGCAAGGTTAG
- a CDS encoding zinc ribbon domain-containing protein — MVQLLIDVQELDQRIFSARHKKTTLLKERDQLLQQTDALQELLGQLDDRIAEAQTQRDSCQEALQQQLGQVEQCEGRLPEIKTQKEYLAVLKEVDAAKKQVKDLEDALLAKEQVLSELQADAEEKRQQHDSLGSDSSQRCNEIATLVEELDAALHQQDSQRGELIEKIAVPLRKRYELILSRLNGQALVEAREGTCQGCHMRLPPQFFNAMLKNRDITSCPHCNRLLYIAPETH, encoded by the coding sequence ATGGTACAGCTGCTCATTGATGTACAGGAACTCGATCAGCGGATTTTCTCCGCCCGCCACAAAAAAACCACTCTGCTCAAGGAGCGCGATCAGCTGCTGCAGCAGACCGATGCCCTGCAGGAACTGCTGGGCCAGCTGGATGACCGGATCGCCGAAGCCCAAACCCAACGCGACAGCTGTCAGGAAGCCCTGCAGCAGCAACTGGGCCAGGTGGAACAGTGCGAAGGCCGCCTGCCGGAGATCAAGACCCAGAAGGAATATCTGGCGGTGCTCAAGGAGGTCGACGCGGCCAAAAAACAGGTCAAGGATCTGGAGGATGCCCTGCTGGCCAAAGAACAGGTGCTCAGTGAGCTGCAGGCCGATGCCGAGGAAAAGCGACAGCAGCACGATAGTCTCGGCAGCGACAGCAGTCAGCGCTGCAACGAAATCGCCACCCTGGTGGAAGAGCTGGATGCCGCCCTGCATCAGCAGGACAGCCAGCGTGGCGAACTCATTGAGAAGATTGCCGTACCCCTGCGCAAGCGTTACGAGCTGATTCTCAGCCGGCTCAATGGCCAGGCACTGGTCGAAGCGCGCGAAGGCACCTGTCAGGGCTGTCATATGCGCCTGCCACCACAATTCTTCAACGCCATGTTGAAAAATCGCGACATCACCAGCTGCCCGCACTGCAACCGGCTGCTTTACATTGCCCCTGAGACCCACTAG
- the aroF gene encoding 3-deoxy-7-phosphoheptulonate synthase — translation MIIVMKQKVSAEQVDAVSQRIRSLGYEPHIIHGESRDVIGAVGDERGKMVLQSLESMAGVEKVVPILKPYKLASREVCPEPSQVELAPGVVIGGAELIVMAGPCSVESEEQIVFTAQAVKRAGARVLRGGAFKPRTSPYSFQGMEEEGLKLLDLARQETGLPIVTEVVNPRDVELVARYADILQVGARNVQNFALLKMLGQLDKPVLLKRGMATTIQEYLMSAEYILSEGNRRVVLCERGIRTFETATRNTLDISAVPVLKEQTHLPVVIDPSHATGHAQLVPSMCYAGVAAGCDGLIVEVHPTPETAASDGPQSLRPAEFADMMLKLKRFAEVAERTLPQVGGC, via the coding sequence ATGATCATCGTCATGAAGCAGAAGGTCAGCGCGGAACAGGTGGATGCCGTCAGCCAGCGGATTCGCTCGCTGGGCTATGAGCCCCATATCATTCATGGCGAAAGTCGTGATGTCATTGGTGCCGTCGGCGACGAGCGGGGCAAGATGGTGTTGCAGAGTCTCGAATCCATGGCCGGGGTCGAAAAAGTGGTGCCGATTCTCAAGCCCTACAAGCTGGCCAGCCGCGAGGTTTGCCCGGAGCCGAGCCAGGTGGAGTTGGCGCCTGGTGTGGTTATTGGCGGGGCCGAACTGATCGTTATGGCGGGGCCTTGCTCGGTGGAGAGCGAGGAGCAGATTGTCTTTACCGCCCAGGCGGTCAAGCGTGCCGGTGCCAGGGTGCTGCGCGGCGGCGCCTTCAAGCCGCGCACCAGTCCCTATTCCTTTCAGGGCATGGAGGAAGAGGGCCTGAAGCTGCTTGATCTGGCGCGGCAGGAAACCGGTCTGCCTATTGTGACCGAGGTGGTTAACCCCCGCGATGTTGAACTGGTGGCCCGCTATGCCGATATCCTGCAGGTGGGTGCCCGCAATGTGCAGAACTTTGCCCTGCTGAAGATGTTGGGTCAGCTCGACAAGCCGGTGCTGCTTAAACGCGGCATGGCGACCACCATTCAGGAATACCTGATGAGTGCCGAGTATATTCTGTCCGAGGGTAACCGCCGGGTGGTGCTGTGTGAACGCGGCATCCGCACCTTCGAGACGGCTACCCGCAATACCCTGGATATTTCAGCCGTTCCGGTACTTAAGGAGCAGACCCATCTGCCGGTGGTGATCGATCCGTCTCATGCCACCGGCCACGCCCAGCTGGTACCATCCATGTGTTATGCCGGGGTGGCGGCCGGCTGCGATGGCCTGATCGTTGAGGTGCATCCGACACCGGAGACCGCTGCCAGCGATGGTCCCCAGTCGTTGCGCCCGGCCGAATTTGCCGATATGATGCTTAAATTGAAACGGTTTGCCGAGGTTGCCGAACGTACCCTGCCGCAGGTTGGGGGCTGCTGA